GCAGATCCCCCGGGGCATCATCGTGCTCACCAAGTGCGATCTGGCCGAGGAGGAGTGGATCGACATCGTCGCGGAGGAAGTGCGCGAGGAGGTGGCCGGCACCTTTCTCGAAAAAGCGCCCGTGGCGCGCGTTTCCGCCCTGACGGGCGCGGGCCTCAAGGAACTGGGAGCGCTCATCGAGAAAACGGCGCAGACCCTGCCCGCCAAGGATAGCGACGGCCCCATGCGCCTGCCCATCGACCGGCACTTCACCCTCGCCGGCTTCGGCACCGTGATCACCGGCACCCTGCTCTCGGGTCGGGTGCGCCCCGGCGATCAGGTCGAGATGCTGCCGCCGGGCCTTAGCGTGCGGGTGCGCGAGGTGCAGGTCCACGGCAAGCAGGTGGCGGAAGCCTGCGCCGGACAGCGCGTGGCCCTCAATCTGGCCGGGCTCGACCGCGAGTTGATCCGGCGCGGCGCGGTCATCGCCACTCCCGGCGTGTTCGAGCAGACCACCTGCGTCGACGCCCGCCTCAGCCTGCTGGCCGAGGCGCCGCGCCCCTTGCGCTTTCGCGATCCGGTGCATCTCTACCTGGGCACGGCGCGGGTGGTGGGCCTGGTGGCCCTGCTCGATCGCGACCTCATGCAGCCGGGCGAGAGCGTCATCGCCCAGATCCATCTCGATCGCCCTTTGGTGGCGCACCGCGAGGATCGCTTCATCATCCGCTCCTACAGCCCCATGACCACCATCGGCGGCGGCCGGGTGCTCGATCCCCGGCCCGCCAAGCACCGCCGCTTCCGCGCCGACATCCTGGCGGGACTCAAGGAACTGGAAAGCGGCGAGAAATCCTTTCTGCTGCAAAAACTCGGCGAACAGCAGGCGACCACGGCGAAAAACCTCGAACTGCTCTCGGGTCTGGGCAAGGAGCGGGTCGAGACCCATCTGCGCCAGTTGGAAGAGGAAGGTCTGGCCTGGCAACTGGTGGACCAGTGGGCCACCAGCGACGCCCTGGCCTCCTGGCGCCATCGCCTGATCGAAGCCGTCGCGCGCTTTCACGACGCCAATCCCCTGCTGCCCGGCATTCCCCACGCCACCCTCAAAGGGGCGCTGCCCGACAAGCTCTCCGCCAAGGCCTTCCAGAAACTTCTGCAGATGCTTCTCGATGACGGCCAGCTGGCGCAAAAGAGCGAATGGCTGCAATCGCCCGGTTGGCAGCCGCGACCCGCGCCGCGCCAGGCCGAGCTGCTGAGCAGGATCGAAGAGGCCTATCGCGAGGAGGGGATGCTCGCGAAAAACCGCAAGGAAATGCTCGACCGGCTTGGCGTGGCCGACGAGGACGCCGAGGTGCTGCTCGCCTACCTCTTCGCCGAGGGGCGGCTGGTCAAGCTCAACGAAGAGAGTTTTCTGCACGCCGAGGCCTATGCGCGGGCGCTGGAACTGCTCAGAAAGCATTTCGCCGCGCAGCAGACCCTGACCCTGGCGCAGTTTCGCGACCTGCTCGGCAGCGCGCGCAAGCAGGTGCAGGCGCTGCTCGAGCATTACGACGGGCTCAAGTACACGCGGCGCGTGGGCGATGAGCGAGTGGCGTGGAAGCTGCCGCCGGGGTAGACTGGATCAGGTGGACGTCTAGGACAAGGAGATGAGAATGAGTGAGAAAGTTCGGTTGACCAGTCTGTCGCGCTCGGCGGGTTGAGCGGCCAAGATCGGGCCCGAGACCCTGGCGCAGGTGCTGCGTCAACTGCCAGCTTCCGCCGACCCCAACCTGCTGTCGGCGTCCATTCCCTTCGCCGATGCCGGCGTCTACCGGCTCTCCGACGAACTCGCCTTGGTGCAGTCAGTGGACTTCTTCACGCCGGTGGTGGACGATCCCTTTGTGTACGGGCAGATCGCCGCCGCCAACGCCCTCTCCGACATCTACGCCATGGGCGGGCGACCCCTGACCGCCCTCAACCTCATCGGCTTTCCCCAGTGCCTGGGCGTCGATTCCCTCACCGCGGTGCTGCGGGGCGGCGCCCTCAAGGTGGCCGAGGCGGGGGCGGTGATCGTCGGCGGGCATTCGGTGGAGGACGACGAACCCAAATACGGCCTGGCCGTCACCGGACTGGTCGATCCGCGCAAACTGGTCACGACCGTCGGCGCGCGACCGGGCGACCGGCTGATCCTCACCAAGCCCCTGGGCACGGGGCTGCTCACCACCGCCCTCAAGGGTGAAATCCTCGACGAGAGCGATCTCGCGCCGGCCATCGCCGGCATGCGCCGTCTCAATCGCCGCGCAAGTGAAATCATGTGCGAGGTCGGCGTCCACGCCTGCACCGACATTACCGGCTTTGGTCTGCTCGGCCACGCCCTGGAGCTGGCGGCGGCCAGCGGGGTGTGCGTGGAACTCGACGAGCCCCTGCCCGCCTACCCGCGCGCCCTGGAGATGGCCGCCATGGGCCTGGTGCCGGAGGGCAGCCACCGCAACCGCAAGCACTATCTGCCCTCCGTGCTCGATGCCGCCGCCATCCCCGTCCCCACCCTCGATCTGCTCGCCGATCCCCAGACCTCGGGCGGCCTACTCCTCGCCGTCTCCGCCGACAAATGCGCCGCGTTGCGCGAGCGCCTGCTCGCCGCCGGCGAGGATGGCTTTCTTATCGGCCGCGTCGCCGCCGGTCCCGCCGGACGATTGCGCATGCGCTGATTTTCAGTGGGTCGTTCCGACCCAGTGGATAAAAACGACCCAGCCTCCGCCCCGTCACCGCCCGTTCCAGACCTTGTCGCGCCCATCCCTAAGATCTCGTAAGTAAACGATTAAATTCCTCCGTCGCGATCCCGTAGACACCTGGCACGACTGTTGCGCAAAGCGACAGCGTTCACACTGCCACAGGCTTGGCCTGTTTCATGATGAAAGGAGAGAGGAATGGGAATCACACGCAGGAATTTTCTCAAGGGCAGCGGGGTCGCCGCCGGCACCGTCGCCCTGGCCGGCACCCCGGCCCAGGCCGGGGTCGACTCGCCGGATCTGCGCACCAAGGGCTTGCAGAGCACCACCACCATCTGCCCCTACTGCGCGGTCGGCTGCGGCATGATCGTGCACGTCAAGAACGGGCGCATCGTCAACATCGAGGGCGACCCCGAGCATCCCATCAACCGCGGCTCCCTGTGCTCCAAGGGCAGCGCCATGTTCCAGGTGGCCAACAACGAGCGGCGCCTGAGCAAGGTACAGTACCGCGCCCCGGGCAGCGACCGCTGGGAGGAAAAATCCTGGGATTGGGCCATGGAGCGCATCGCGCGCCTGATGAAGGACAGCCGCGACAAGAACTTTGTCGCCACGGAAACCATCGACGGCAAGGAGTATCTGGTCAACCGCAACGAGGGCATGACCTTTCTCGGCGGCGCGGCCCTGGACAACGAGGAATGCTACCTGTGGAGCAAGTTCTCGCGCGCCATGGGCGTGGGCTATCTCGAACATCAGGCGCGAATATGACACAGCGCCACTGTCGCCGGTCTGGCGGCATCCTTTGGTCGTGGGGCCATGACCAACCACTGGAACGACATCCAGTTCGCCGACGTGATTCTCTGCATCGGTTCCAATCCCGCCGAGAACCACCCAATTTCGTTCAAATACGTGGAAAAGGCGATGGACAACGGCGCCAAGCTGATCTCCGTCGACCCGCGCTACACCCGCACCTCGTCGAAAGCCGACATCTACGCCCAGTTGCGCCCCGGCACCGACATCGCCTTCATGGGCGGGCTGATCAACTACACCCTGAACAATGAGCTGTTCCACAAGGATTACGTCGTTCACTACACCAACGCCGCCTTCCTCGTCGATGAGCGCTTCGCCTTCGACGAAGGCGTGTTCAGCGGTTACAACGCCTCGAGCTTCAGCTACGACAAGAGCAGTTGGAACTACCAGAGCGACACCGAGGGCAACCCCCTGCGCGACGAAAGCCTCCAGCATCCGCGCTGCGTGTTCCAACTGCTGAAAAAGCACTACAGCCGCTACACCCCCGAAGCGGTGTGCGAGATCACCGGCACCAGCATTCAGGACTACATGGCCGTAGCGCGCACCTTCTGCGCCACCGGCGCCACCGACAAGGTGGCGACCATCATGTACGCCATGGGCACCACCCAGCACACCTACGGCACGCAGAACGTGCGCTCCTACGCCGTGCTTCAGCTGCTGCTCGGCAACGTCGGACGCGCCGGCGGCGGCATCAACGCCCTGCGCGGCGAGTGCAACGTGCAGGGGTCCACCGACTATGCGCTGCTCTACCACATCCTGCCCGGCTACCTCAAGGCACCGGAATACAGCGATGTGGACCTCACCACCTACCTCGACAAGGCCACGCCGCGCACCAAGGA
This genomic interval from Geoalkalibacter sp. contains the following:
- the selB gene encoding selenocysteine-specific translation elongation factor; this translates as MNKPASASERHVIIGTAGHVDHGKTALIRALTGVETDRLKEEKTRGISIDLGFAPFRLPSGLVAGVVDVPGHERFISNMLSGIGGIDLVLLVVDVNEGVMPQTREHVQILDLLQIPRGIIVLTKCDLAEEEWIDIVAEEVREEVAGTFLEKAPVARVSALTGAGLKELGALIEKTAQTLPAKDSDGPMRLPIDRHFTLAGFGTVITGTLLSGRVRPGDQVEMLPPGLSVRVREVQVHGKQVAEACAGQRVALNLAGLDRELIRRGAVIATPGVFEQTTCVDARLSLLAEAPRPLRFRDPVHLYLGTARVVGLVALLDRDLMQPGESVIAQIHLDRPLVAHREDRFIIRSYSPMTTIGGGRVLDPRPAKHRRFRADILAGLKELESGEKSFLLQKLGEQQATTAKNLELLSGLGKERVETHLRQLEEEGLAWQLVDQWATSDALASWRHRLIEAVARFHDANPLLPGIPHATLKGALPDKLSAKAFQKLLQMLLDDGQLAQKSEWLQSPGWQPRPAPRQAELLSRIEEAYREEGMLAKNRKEMLDRLGVADEDAEVLLAYLFAEGRLVKLNEESFLHAEAYARALELLRKHFAAQQTLTLAQFRDLLGSARKQVQALLEHYDGLKYTRRVGDERVAWKLPPG
- the selD gene encoding selenide, water dikinase SelD, with protein sequence MSEKVRLTSLSRSAGUAAKIGPETLAQVLRQLPASADPNLLSASIPFADAGVYRLSDELALVQSVDFFTPVVDDPFVYGQIAAANALSDIYAMGGRPLTALNLIGFPQCLGVDSLTAVLRGGALKVAEAGAVIVGGHSVEDDEPKYGLAVTGLVDPRKLVTTVGARPGDRLILTKPLGTGLLTTALKGEILDESDLAPAIAGMRRLNRRASEIMCEVGVHACTDITGFGLLGHALELAAASGVCVELDEPLPAYPRALEMAAMGLVPEGSHRNRKHYLPSVLDAAAIPVPTLDLLADPQTSGGLLLAVSADKCAALRERLLAAGEDGFLIGRVAAGPAGRLRMR